One window of the Nitrospinota bacterium genome contains the following:
- the glgX gene encoding glycogen debranching protein GlgX → MRKKKGKPYPLGATWDGRGVNFALFSENASNVELCLFDAINFRKEFYRVSLTERTNHVWHVYLEEVNPGCLYGYRVHGPYDPEKGHRFNPNKVLIDPYAKAVARTDKFDERLFGYQFGSSQENSKMDRRDNAACAPLSVVVDTSFTWGDDRPPNTPWNETILYETHVKGMTALHPQVPAQLRGTFAGLASEPVLSHLKSLGVTAVQLMPIQQHFGEFHLQEKGLKNYWGYNTIGYFAPDNRFHSGQMGDPAQEFKSMVCCFHKEGMEVILDVVYNHTAEGNHLGPTLSFRGIDNRAYYRLNAKNPGLYDDFTGCGNTLNTDHPEVLQLIMDSLRYWVTEMHVDGFRFDLATTLTRENHDVNFQGAFIKIIQQDPVLSQVKLIAEPWDLGEGGYQVGNFPPPWSELNGKFRDTVKRFWKGDEGKLPKLASRISGSSDVYQHNGRSPQGSVNFITSHDGFTLEDLVSYNSKHNEANQEENRDGTDANDSWNCGAEGPTRNAKIKALRVQQKQNLMGTLLLSQGVPLICGGDELGRTQSGNNNAYCQDNETSWYNWTLNKEQKKFLEFAQKIIHLRKIHPVFTRTKFFTGKKIGKSVAKDISWISPNGRDMTQAEWGWTTPFVRSIGLRLSGDAIDDIDDRGRLIQGETILMLINAHYEKVPFILPAHKKGTRWELIVDTSSLDPIGIGRAGTAYPLAGNSLAVLCLKPKREK, encoded by the coding sequence ATGAGGAAGAAAAAAGGAAAACCTTACCCGCTGGGCGCCACCTGGGATGGCCGTGGCGTGAATTTCGCTTTGTTCAGCGAAAACGCCTCCAATGTAGAGCTGTGCCTGTTCGACGCTATCAATTTCAGAAAAGAATTTTATCGGGTTTCCCTGACCGAGCGTACCAATCATGTCTGGCATGTTTACCTGGAAGAGGTGAACCCCGGCTGTCTTTATGGATACCGGGTGCATGGACCTTATGACCCTGAAAAAGGGCACCGATTCAATCCCAACAAGGTACTGATCGACCCTTACGCCAAAGCCGTTGCCCGTACCGACAAATTTGATGAACGGCTGTTTGGCTATCAATTTGGTTCTTCTCAGGAAAACTCCAAAATGGACCGGCGGGATAACGCCGCCTGTGCGCCTCTTTCTGTTGTGGTCGATACCTCCTTCACCTGGGGGGATGACCGGCCTCCGAATACTCCCTGGAACGAAACCATCTTGTATGAAACGCATGTCAAGGGAATGACCGCCCTGCATCCCCAGGTTCCTGCCCAACTGCGCGGAACTTTTGCCGGACTGGCATCCGAACCGGTCCTCAGTCACCTCAAATCTCTTGGGGTCACTGCCGTGCAGTTGATGCCCATCCAGCAACATTTCGGCGAATTTCACCTCCAGGAAAAGGGATTAAAAAATTATTGGGGTTATAACACCATTGGCTATTTTGCTCCCGACAACCGTTTTCATTCGGGGCAGATGGGGGACCCTGCACAGGAATTCAAATCCATGGTTTGCTGTTTCCACAAAGAGGGAATGGAAGTCATTCTGGACGTGGTTTACAACCACACGGCGGAAGGCAATCACTTAGGACCCACCCTCTCCTTTCGCGGCATTGATAACCGGGCCTACTACCGGTTGAACGCCAAGAACCCGGGATTGTACGACGACTTCACCGGTTGCGGCAACACCCTCAACACAGACCATCCCGAGGTTTTGCAACTCATCATGGACAGCCTGCGCTACTGGGTAACCGAGATGCATGTGGACGGGTTCCGGTTCGATTTAGCGACCACCCTGACCCGGGAAAATCATGACGTGAACTTTCAGGGGGCCTTTATCAAAATCATCCAGCAAGATCCGGTCCTCTCTCAGGTCAAATTGATCGCAGAACCCTGGGATTTGGGCGAAGGCGGGTATCAGGTGGGCAACTTCCCTCCCCCGTGGTCCGAGTTGAATGGAAAATTCAGAGATACAGTAAAGCGTTTCTGGAAAGGCGATGAAGGAAAATTGCCGAAACTAGCCAGTCGCATCTCCGGCAGTAGCGATGTGTATCAGCACAATGGCCGAAGCCCTCAGGGCAGCGTCAATTTCATCACGTCTCATGACGGTTTCACGCTTGAGGATCTGGTGAGCTACAACTCCAAACACAATGAAGCCAATCAGGAGGAAAACCGGGACGGGACCGACGCCAACGACAGCTGGAACTGCGGCGCGGAAGGACCCACCAGAAACGCAAAAATAAAAGCCTTGCGCGTTCAGCAAAAACAAAACCTGATGGGCACCCTGCTTCTTTCCCAGGGAGTTCCTTTGATTTGCGGCGGCGACGAGCTGGGGCGGACACAGTCCGGGAACAATAATGCCTATTGTCAGGATAATGAAACCAGTTGGTACAACTGGACTTTGAACAAGGAACAAAAAAAGTTTCTCGAATTTGCGCAAAAAATCATTCACCTTAGAAAGATCCATCCGGTTTTCACCCGGACAAAATTTTTCACAGGAAAAAAAATTGGCAAATCCGTCGCCAAGGATATTTCATGGATTTCCCCCAATGGCCGGGACATGACTCAGGCGGAATGGGGCTGGACCACGCCCTTTGTCCGCAGCATCGGACTTCGGCTGAGCGGTGACGCGATTGACGATATAGACGACAGGGGCAGACTGATCCAGGGAGAAACCATCCTTATGTTGATCAACGCACATTATGAAAAAGTCCCTTTCATTCTTCCCGCCCATAAAAAAGGCACCCGCTGGGAACTCATCGTTGACACCTCATCCCTTGACCCTATTGGAATCGGTCGGGCAGGAACCGCTTATCCGCTGGCGGGCAACTCCCTCGCGGTCCTGTGCCTGAAACCGAAGCGCGAAAAATGA
- a CDS encoding M14 family metallopeptidase, producing the protein MEHQDHRNRMRKSAIQIGKVWIKPGERKNINVSIANLYDGTDLSFPVEVVRGKVPGPTLFISAAIHGDEINGTEIIGRLLKKKVLAKIKGTLIAIPVVNVYGFNSLSRYLPDRRDLNRSFPGSATGSLAARLANVFMKEIVKKCTHGIDLHTGAVNRTNLPQIRAYIDDVETKRLAFDFGAPVIINSSFRDGSLREAARRRKIPILLFEGGEALRFDENIIQIGLRGCLSVLRSIGMLPKKKQIEQRREAFISWNSQWVRAPASGLLRTLKGIGAQIEKGERLGIIKDRFGKVQVEIRAEFDGIIIGQLKLPLVNEGDAVYHVASFLNTRQVKKSLDQLEGEIFQSFYD; encoded by the coding sequence ATGGAACACCAAGACCACCGGAATAGGATGAGAAAATCCGCCATTCAGATCGGCAAGGTCTGGATCAAACCGGGGGAGCGCAAAAATATTAACGTCAGCATCGCCAATCTTTATGACGGTACGGACCTTTCCTTTCCCGTAGAGGTCGTGCGGGGAAAGGTTCCCGGCCCGACCCTGTTTATTTCCGCTGCCATTCACGGCGACGAAATCAACGGGACCGAGATCATCGGCAGACTGTTGAAGAAGAAAGTTCTTGCAAAAATCAAGGGAACCTTGATCGCCATCCCCGTGGTCAACGTATACGGCTTTAACAGCTTGTCCCGTTACCTGCCGGACCGCCGGGATCTCAATCGATCGTTTCCCGGCTCCGCTACCGGCTCTCTGGCCGCCCGTCTGGCGAATGTCTTCATGAAGGAAATCGTAAAAAAATGCACCCACGGGATCGACCTTCACACCGGCGCCGTCAACCGGACCAACCTGCCTCAAATTCGCGCCTATATTGACGACGTCGAAACCAAGCGGCTGGCATTCGATTTCGGCGCCCCGGTGATAATAAACTCGAGCTTTCGTGACGGTTCCCTGAGAGAGGCGGCCCGCAGACGGAAAATCCCCATCCTCCTTTTTGAAGGCGGAGAGGCCCTGCGCTTTGATGAAAACATCATTCAGATCGGGTTGCGGGGATGCCTATCTGTTCTAAGATCTATTGGCATGTTGCCGAAAAAAAAACAGATCGAGCAGCGCCGGGAAGCATTTATTTCCTGGAACAGTCAGTGGGTTCGAGCCCCTGCCAGTGGTCTCCTTCGAACATTAAAAGGAATTGGCGCGCAAATTGAAAAGGGTGAACGTTTGGGGATCATCAAAGACCGCTTTGGAAAAGTACAGGTCGAAATAAGAGCAGAATTCGATGGAATCATCATCGGCCAGTTAAAACTTCCATTGGTCAATGAAGGCGACGCTGTGTACCACGTTGCCTCCTTCCTGAATACCCGGCAGGTCAAGAAGAGCCTCGATCAATTGGAAGGAGAAATATTCCAATCCTTTTATGACTGA
- the rimK gene encoding 30S ribosomal protein S6--L-glutamate ligase: protein MNICILSRGPKLYSTKRLVEAAKKRGHSVEVIDPLSCYVNITSHKPSVHYKERILNEFDVVIPRIGASVTFFGTAILRQFEMTGTYSLNESVAIVRSRDKLRSLQILSKKGIGLPVTGFAHSTKMTNDLIQLVGGAPLVVKLTEGTQGKGVILAETDKAAESVIGAFRELDAHFLVQEFIKEAGGADIRCFVIGEKVIASMKRQGREGEFKSNLHRGGTAQKIKITPEERSTVVRSAKAMGLNVAGVDLLRSKHGPLVMEVNSSPGLEGIETCTGIDIADKIIDFIEKDARPWNTKTTGIG from the coding sequence ATGAATATTTGCATATTATCCAGAGGGCCAAAGCTTTATTCCACCAAGAGGCTGGTGGAAGCCGCAAAAAAACGCGGGCACTCTGTGGAAGTGATCGATCCGTTGAGTTGTTATGTGAATATCACGTCGCATAAACCCTCGGTCCATTACAAAGAACGGATACTCAACGAATTTGATGTGGTGATTCCCCGTATCGGAGCTTCCGTTACATTTTTCGGGACCGCCATTCTTCGTCAATTTGAGATGACCGGAACATATTCCTTGAATGAATCGGTGGCTATTGTGCGTTCACGCGACAAACTGCGCTCTTTGCAGATTCTGTCGAAGAAAGGCATCGGCCTGCCGGTGACCGGCTTCGCTCACTCCACCAAAATGACCAATGACTTGATCCAGTTGGTGGGAGGAGCCCCCCTGGTGGTCAAGCTCACCGAAGGAACACAGGGCAAGGGAGTCATTCTGGCTGAAACCGACAAAGCCGCAGAAAGCGTCATCGGCGCGTTCCGGGAACTCGACGCCCATTTTCTGGTGCAGGAATTTATCAAAGAAGCCGGAGGCGCTGACATCCGTTGCTTCGTCATCGGCGAAAAAGTCATTGCCAGCATGAAAAGACAGGGCAGGGAAGGAGAATTTAAATCCAATTTGCATCGCGGCGGAACCGCGCAAAAAATCAAGATCACTCCCGAAGAACGCAGTACCGTCGTCCGCTCCGCCAAAGCCATGGGCCTCAATGTGGCCGGTGTGGACCTGCTCCGGTCGAAACACGGCCCCCTGGTCATGGAAGTAAACTCGTCGCCGGGACTGGAAGGCATCGAAACCTGCACCGGGATCGATATCGCGGATAAAATCATCGATTTCATCGAAAAGGACGCACGTCCATGGAACACCAAGACCACCGGAATAGGATGA
- a CDS encoding RimK/LysX family protein — protein sequence MKIKKKKKKGHDLIGWREWVSLPEFKVNSIKVKVDTGARTSSLHVSYIKKIKGTKTVEFIIHPDQDHSKPEIHASAVVIAERSIKSSNGESSVRPVIETALELGGKVFTVELTLVNRDLMGFRMLLGREAIRNRFLVHSGKSYLASKR from the coding sequence ATGAAAATTAAAAAAAAGAAGAAAAAAGGCCATGATTTAATTGGCTGGCGGGAGTGGGTGTCCCTTCCTGAGTTCAAAGTAAACTCGATCAAGGTTAAAGTCGATACCGGAGCCAGAACCTCAAGCCTTCATGTGTCCTATATAAAAAAAATCAAAGGAACCAAAACGGTAGAGTTTATTATTCATCCCGATCAGGACCATTCGAAGCCCGAAATTCATGCATCTGCGGTGGTGATCGCGGAACGTTCGATTAAAAGTTCGAACGGGGAGTCGAGTGTGCGCCCGGTGATTGAAACCGCCCTGGAATTGGGCGGGAAAGTTTTTACCGTCGAATTGACTCTCGTAAATAGAGATCTGATGGGATTTCGAATGCTGTTGGGTAGGGAAGCGATCCGAAACCGCTTTCTGGTCCACTCAGGAAAATCATATCTGGCTTCAAAAAGATAA
- a CDS encoding radical SAM protein, with protein MKTLLIFPAQWYPSQPYLSTPYLTAYLQSKGWQVAQRDFNIESYDHFLSPDRLRKMVEKMRQRLQTMRAKSSFTIKEKSCMDVLSTGIQFSDAIISQVEDAKAVMRTPDRFFHFDSYRQADMIIKSALKLVSDAYSPSIFSLSTFESGTRAEESTFKARQFTQDRETNPFIELYDETLLPTESWESYDVVGISIIGISQIIPGLTLARMLKERHPHLHITLGGPIFSVNASQLKGHTEFFDDFCHSIVLFEGEDPLHQLLTTLKKGSSLYEVPNLMFQDKGEVCINKERVELRFEEIPSPTFEGLPMERYLSPYPILPVLQSRGCYWGKCTFCTHSFVYGHRYGKQRTEQMVDALIAMSEKYQTKYFTFSDEAMSPHALNDISELMIERGVDIRALALLKFEKVMDETLFGKMKQAGFIFLMFGLESANDRILALIDKGTCKQVERDVLKKSSAAGIWNHSFLFYGFPTETRAEAQETTDFLMDNLDSIQSFGPGVFLLNRDSSCYQYPEKFSITKIIQDPEANIAMNLDFVADKGMSREEAVEMNNQCIKLAEEKFPSLKVWGTLPREHFLLYLDKFGKDALSGKTSVDEDKALCKA; from the coding sequence ATGAAAACGTTACTGATATTCCCCGCACAGTGGTATCCGTCGCAGCCTTATCTGAGCACGCCCTACCTGACTGCCTATTTGCAGTCCAAGGGATGGCAGGTGGCGCAACGCGATTTTAATATTGAGTCTTATGACCATTTTCTCTCTCCCGACCGTTTGCGCAAAATGGTTGAGAAGATGAGGCAACGGTTACAAACCATGCGCGCTAAAAGTTCATTCACGATTAAGGAAAAATCCTGCATGGATGTTCTTTCTACCGGCATCCAGTTTTCCGACGCCATCATTTCCCAGGTGGAAGACGCCAAAGCGGTGATGCGGACTCCAGACCGGTTCTTTCATTTTGATTCCTACCGGCAGGCGGACATGATTATCAAGTCGGCGCTCAAGCTGGTATCCGATGCGTATTCGCCGTCGATTTTTTCTTTGTCCACGTTTGAAAGCGGCACGCGGGCGGAGGAATCCACCTTCAAGGCGCGGCAGTTCACTCAGGATAGGGAAACCAACCCGTTTATTGAGTTGTATGACGAGACCTTGCTTCCTACCGAGTCGTGGGAAAGTTACGACGTTGTCGGGATTTCTATCATCGGCATTTCGCAGATCATTCCCGGTTTGACGCTGGCTCGCATGCTCAAAGAGAGGCATCCGCATTTGCACATCACGCTCGGCGGACCGATCTTCAGCGTCAACGCCAGTCAGTTGAAGGGCCACACAGAATTTTTTGATGACTTCTGCCACAGCATCGTGTTGTTTGAGGGCGAAGACCCGTTGCATCAACTGCTGACCACTCTGAAAAAGGGATCGAGTTTGTATGAGGTTCCCAATCTCATGTTTCAGGATAAGGGCGAAGTTTGCATCAATAAGGAACGGGTCGAATTACGCTTTGAAGAAATTCCCTCGCCGACGTTTGAGGGGTTGCCGATGGAACGTTATCTGTCGCCTTATCCCATCCTGCCGGTTTTGCAGAGCCGGGGTTGCTACTGGGGCAAATGCACGTTCTGCACGCACAGTTTTGTGTACGGTCACCGCTACGGCAAACAGCGGACCGAGCAAATGGTGGACGCACTGATAGCGATGTCTGAAAAATATCAGACCAAGTATTTCACGTTTTCAGATGAAGCGATGTCGCCGCATGCGTTGAATGATATTTCCGAGTTGATGATCGAACGCGGGGTGGACATTCGCGCACTTGCCTTACTGAAATTTGAAAAAGTCATGGACGAAACCCTGTTCGGGAAAATGAAACAAGCCGGTTTCATTTTCCTGATGTTTGGCCTGGAAAGCGCCAATGACCGGATTCTCGCCCTGATCGACAAGGGGACCTGCAAACAGGTGGAGCGCGACGTTCTGAAAAAAAGCAGCGCCGCCGGAATCTGGAATCATTCGTTCCTGTTTTATGGCTTCCCCACCGAGACCCGTGCAGAAGCCCAGGAGACCACCGATTTTCTGATGGACAATCTGGACTCCATTCAGTCTTTCGGGCCGGGGGTGTTTTTATTGAATCGGGATTCCAGTTGTTATCAATATCCGGAAAAGTTTTCCATCACCAAGATCATTCAGGACCCGGAAGCCAATATTGCGATGAATCTGGATTTTGTCGCGGACAAGGGCATGTCGCGCGAGGAAGCGGTGGAGATGAATAACCAGTGCATCAAGCTGGCGGAAGAAAAATTTCCATCGCTGAAAGTCTGGGGCACGTTGCCCCGAGAACATTTTTTGCTCTATCTTGATAAATTTGGCAAGGATGCGTTGAGCGGAAAAACATCCGTGGATGAAGACAAAGCGCTTTGTAAGGCGTGA
- a CDS encoding radical SAM protein has protein sequence MKVLLLFPPDWLPSEPYLSLPSLTSVLRPAGHEVVQKDINVEMYDLFFSAPFLDLAAERIGRELSHLQHIKGQRVLDEEEQTLMDQLLTCTPELVAQFKADIEKAKTILRSEAFYEIDQLEWATDRLHQTMGLISLAYYPAQICFPPIETDLIYKPFMSSEILEALDDDQINVYRDVYRRLIKPVMEKDRPGVVGISVVQQKQLISTFTFCKMIKEDFPDTHITLGGNIITRLRDVFKEADSLFEYFDSAVVYEGENAFLQLIEAVETKSSFSGLPNLIYKDDQGIHVNKEVRSEDLSKLPPPDFDGLPLDKYFIPELILPYLATRGCYWGRCTFCDHFQGYVEGFRTKQVDQIVEEIEFLKKKHATRFFHFTDESYPPALFRKLSRQLIEKKTDIVWTTHMRFEESLLDEPVWQDAWDSGCRYLHFGYESGNQRVLKLMDKATDLTAIQTNLRMSSDAGIWNHIMGFFGFPGETLEEVEDSKNFVHNNRENIQSLGFMTFVLGKYSPIAFEPEKYGLSYYKNPEWDLALDYYFTVEKGLSIQEALDVFGEFEKKHDPKWDLRTCVREYIFLYVERFKTNKLSQLQMRPEQRLNASHSPVGMV, from the coding sequence ATGAAAGTCCTGCTCCTTTTTCCACCTGACTGGTTGCCTTCGGAACCGTATTTGAGTTTGCCTTCCCTGACGTCGGTTTTGCGTCCTGCCGGTCATGAGGTGGTGCAAAAAGACATCAATGTGGAAATGTACGACCTGTTTTTCAGCGCTCCTTTTTTGGATCTCGCCGCTGAAAGGATCGGGCGCGAACTCAGTCATCTCCAGCATATCAAAGGCCAGCGGGTTCTGGATGAAGAAGAGCAGACGCTCATGGATCAGCTGCTTACCTGCACGCCGGAACTGGTGGCACAATTTAAAGCCGACATTGAAAAAGCCAAGACCATTTTGAGGAGTGAAGCGTTTTACGAAATCGATCAACTCGAATGGGCCACGGATCGTCTGCACCAGACGATGGGGTTGATTTCCCTGGCGTACTATCCGGCGCAAATCTGTTTTCCGCCGATTGAAACGGACCTGATATACAAACCCTTCATGTCCAGCGAAATTCTGGAAGCTTTGGACGACGACCAGATAAACGTCTACCGCGACGTTTACCGGCGCTTGATCAAACCGGTCATGGAAAAGGATCGTCCCGGCGTGGTGGGAATCTCCGTCGTTCAGCAGAAGCAATTGATCTCAACGTTTACCTTTTGCAAAATGATCAAGGAAGATTTTCCCGACACGCACATCACCCTGGGTGGCAATATCATCACCCGCCTGCGCGATGTGTTTAAGGAAGCCGACAGTTTATTTGAATATTTTGACAGCGCCGTGGTCTATGAAGGCGAGAACGCGTTTCTGCAGTTGATTGAAGCGGTGGAAACTAAAAGCAGTTTTTCCGGCTTGCCCAATCTTATTTATAAAGACGATCAGGGCATTCACGTGAATAAGGAAGTGCGTTCGGAAGATTTATCCAAACTGCCGCCGCCCGATTTTGATGGATTGCCTCTGGATAAATACTTTATTCCGGAACTCATTCTGCCCTATCTGGCGACGCGTGGCTGTTACTGGGGGCGGTGCACGTTTTGCGACCATTTTCAGGGCTACGTGGAAGGCTTCCGCACCAAGCAGGTGGATCAAATCGTCGAAGAGATCGAGTTTCTCAAGAAAAAACACGCCACTCGTTTCTTTCATTTTACCGATGAGTCCTATCCGCCGGCGTTGTTCCGCAAGCTTTCCAGGCAGTTGATCGAGAAAAAAACGGATATCGTGTGGACCACCCACATGCGCTTTGAAGAATCGCTTCTCGATGAGCCGGTCTGGCAGGATGCCTGGGATTCCGGTTGCCGGTATTTGCACTTTGGCTATGAATCGGGCAACCAGCGGGTCTTGAAGCTGATGGACAAGGCGACGGATCTTACAGCCATTCAGACCAACCTCAGGATGTCCTCCGATGCGGGGATCTGGAATCACATCATGGGATTTTTCGGGTTCCCCGGTGAAACTCTGGAAGAAGTGGAAGATAGCAAAAATTTTGTGCATAACAACCGGGAAAATATTCAGTCCCTGGGCTTCATGACTTTTGTTCTTGGCAAATACAGTCCCATCGCTTTTGAGCCGGAGAAGTATGGACTGTCCTATTACAAGAACCCCGAATGGGACCTGGCGCTGGATTACTATTTTACCGTGGAAAAGGGATTGAGCATTCAGGAAGCGCTGGATGTGTTCGGCGAGTTCGAGAAAAAACACGATCCCAAATGGGACCTCAGGACCTGTGTGCGGGAATATATCTTCCTGTATGTCGAGCGGTTTAAAACCAACAAGCTGTCGCAGTTGCAAATGCGCCCCGAGCAACGCCTCAACGCCTCCCACAGCCCCGTGGGGATGGTTTAG
- a CDS encoding cupin domain-containing protein, which produces MTLDLKKSVTRIRAGKEIMTRQKIPYFTGISRESAGAQGISMNLVIIPAGAKAEPHYHKDFETAIYILEGRVENRYGENLKESIVTEKGDFLFIPPGVPHQPVNLSATEPAVAIVSRNDPNEMENVVMYEVEEE; this is translated from the coding sequence ATGACATTGGATCTTAAAAAAAGCGTGACCCGCATCCGCGCGGGAAAAGAAATCATGACCCGGCAGAAAATTCCATATTTCACCGGAATTTCCAGGGAATCAGCGGGCGCCCAGGGGATTTCCATGAATCTGGTAATCATCCCCGCCGGAGCCAAAGCTGAACCGCATTACCATAAGGATTTTGAAACAGCGATCTACATCCTGGAAGGCCGCGTCGAAAACAGATATGGGGAAAATTTAAAAGAATCGATCGTGACCGAAAAAGGCGATTTTTTGTTCATCCCACCGGGAGTCCCGCATCAACCCGTCAACTTGAGCGCGACGGAACCTGCCGTGGCCATCGTTTCCAGAAACGATCCCAACGAGATGGAAAACGTGGTGATGTATGAGGTGGAGGAGGAATAA
- the dapF gene encoding diaminopimelate epimerase, with the protein MAIQFTKMSGSGNDFVIIDNRVPVMPNENKREFARKVCEPKSSVGADGVIFIENSEVADFKWDFYNNDGSSAEMCGNGGRCAARYAYENKIAPSNLSFETAAGIITAEVSGSTVKVKLTKPVDFLQNIDIEVNGVSYNVDSLNTGVPHAIIYAEDLEAVDIQAVGRAVRFHPKFAPAGTNVDWVQKKNGNSLRIRTYERGIEAETLACGTGAVASALLASYRNQVKPPVEVETRGGDILKIDFKPSDKMIEDVYLEGPAKITFEGTLVEL; encoded by the coding sequence GTGGCAATACAATTTACAAAAATGAGCGGCAGCGGCAACGATTTTGTTATCATTGACAATCGTGTCCCCGTGATGCCCAACGAAAACAAGCGCGAATTTGCCCGTAAGGTCTGCGAACCCAAATCATCCGTGGGTGCGGACGGGGTGATCTTTATAGAAAATTCCGAGGTGGCCGATTTCAAATGGGATTTTTACAATAATGACGGTAGCTCCGCTGAAATGTGTGGCAACGGCGGGCGCTGTGCGGCGCGGTACGCCTATGAAAATAAAATCGCCCCCAGTAATTTGTCTTTTGAGACCGCAGCCGGGATCATCACTGCTGAAGTGAGTGGTTCCACCGTCAAGGTCAAGCTGACGAAGCCTGTGGATTTTTTGCAAAATATTGATATCGAAGTGAACGGTGTCTCTTATAATGTGGACAGCCTCAACACCGGGGTTCCGCATGCGATTATTTATGCCGAGGATTTGGAGGCGGTGGACATTCAGGCCGTTGGCCGTGCGGTCCGCTTTCATCCCAAATTTGCCCCGGCGGGAACCAATGTGGACTGGGTGCAGAAAAAAAACGGGAACTCCTTGCGCATCCGCACCTACGAGCGCGGAATTGAAGCGGAAACTCTGGCCTGCGGGACGGGGGCAGTTGCGTCCGCGTTGCTGGCTTCCTACCGCAATCAGGTGAAACCGCCGGTTGAGGTCGAAACCCGGGGCGGAGACATTCTTAAAATCGATTTTAAACCCTCAGATAAAATGATTGAAGATGTTTATCTGGAAGGCCCGGCAAAGATCACCTTCGAGGGAACCCTCGTTGAACTATAG
- the dapA gene encoding 4-hydroxy-tetrahydrodipicolinate synthase — protein MFEGSLVAIVTPFKNGKVDEKALRALIEFQIAGGTEGIVPCGTTGESATLSHAEHDEVIGITVDACKGRAKVLAGTGSNSTWEAAELTEHAQKAGVDGSLQITPYYNKPNQEGLFLHFSSLAKGTDLPIILYNVPGRTAVNMLPETVERLSKIDNIVGIKEASGSLMQISEIISLCGKDFTVLSGDDPLLWPILAIGGKGVISVTANVLPDKVAQLCQAAASGDGDKARALHYELMAINEVLFIDTNPVPVKAALALMGKIGDELRSPLAPLSQVLLDRLKSVLRKYSLIS, from the coding sequence ATGTTTGAAGGATCCCTGGTCGCCATTGTCACTCCTTTTAAAAATGGCAAGGTCGATGAAAAAGCGTTGCGGGCGTTGATCGAGTTTCAGATTGCCGGAGGCACAGAGGGGATCGTTCCCTGTGGGACGACCGGTGAATCGGCCACTTTGAGCCATGCAGAGCATGATGAGGTCATTGGCATCACCGTGGATGCGTGTAAAGGGCGGGCGAAAGTGCTGGCCGGGACGGGGTCCAACTCCACCTGGGAAGCGGCTGAGTTGACCGAGCATGCCCAGAAGGCGGGCGTGGATGGCTCCTTGCAGATCACGCCCTACTACAACAAGCCGAATCAGGAGGGGTTGTTTCTCCATTTTTCCTCGCTTGCCAAAGGGACCGATCTGCCGATCATTTTATATAACGTTCCGGGCCGGACCGCTGTCAACATGTTGCCTGAAACGGTTGAGCGGTTGTCGAAGATAGATAATATCGTGGGAATCAAGGAAGCTTCCGGGTCACTGATGCAGATCAGTGAGATCATCAGCTTGTGTGGAAAGGATTTCACTGTTCTTTCCGGTGACGATCCTTTACTTTGGCCCATTCTGGCTATTGGTGGCAAAGGCGTCATCTCGGTGACGGCGAATGTGCTCCCGGACAAGGTGGCCCAGTTGTGTCAGGCGGCTGCAAGCGGAGATGGGGACAAAGCCCGTGCCTTGCATTATGAATTGATGGCGATCAATGAGGTGTTGTTCATCGATACCAACCCGGTTCCCGTAAAGGCCGCTTTGGCCCTCATGGGAAAAATCGGCGATGAACTGCGGTCGCCTCTGGCGCCGCTTTCCCAGGTACTGCTCGACCGACTGAAATCGGTCTTGCGCAAGTATTCCCTGATTTCTTAA